One segment of Dromaius novaehollandiae isolate bDroNov1 chromosome Z, bDroNov1.hap1, whole genome shotgun sequence DNA contains the following:
- the LOC135324617 gene encoding serine/threonine-protein kinase PLK2 isoform X1: MELLRTIAYPPGGGGAKGCEAALGRAAGGESRRKKAEEPPQPHSHPAAEVSRIITDPTTGKRYCRGKVLGKGGFAKCYEMTDLTTNKVYAAKIIPHSRVAKPHQREKIDKEIELHRMLNHRHVVQFYHYFEDRENIYILLEYCSRRSMAHILKARKVLTEPEVRYYLRQIVSGLKYLHEQEILHRDLKLGNFFINENMELKLGDFGLAARLEPLEHRRRTICGTPNYLSPEVLNKQGHGCESDIWALGCVMYTMLLGRPPFETTNLKETYRCIREARYSLPSSLLAPAKHLIASMLSKNPEDRPSLDDIIRHDFFLQGFTPDRLSASCCHTVPDFHLSSPAKNFFKKAAAALFGGKKDKARYFDTHNRLAKEDEEIYKLRHDLKKTSITQQPHKHRTDEENQPPNTTVAKPGMLSETKQAGDAIRMIVRGTLGSCSSSSECLEDSTMGSVADTVARVLRGCLENMPEADSIPKEQLTTSFQWVTKWVDYSNKYGFGYQLSDHTVGVLFNNGAHMSLLPDKKTVHYYAELGQCSVFSATDAPEQFISQVTVLKYFSHYMEENLMDGGDLPSLTDVRRPRLYLLQWLKSDRALMMLFNDGTFQVNFYHDHTKIIICNQSEEYLLTYINEDRISTTFRLTTLLVSGCSLELKHRMEYALNMLLQRCN; the protein is encoded by the exons ATGGAGCTGCTGCGGACCATCGCCTacccgccgggcggcggcggcgccaagGGTTGCGAGGCGGCGCTGGGCAGAGCCGCCGGCGGCGAGTCCCGCAGGAAGAAGGCGGAGGAGCCGCCGCAGCCGCACTCGCACCCCGCCGCCGAGGTCTCTCGGATTATAACCGACCCCACGACGGGGAAGCGCTACTGCCGCGGCAAGGTGCTCGGAAAG GGTGGATTCGCCAAGTGTTATGAGATGACAGATTTGACAACAAATAAAGTTTATGCTGCAAAAATCATTCCTCACAGCAGAGTAGCAAAACCTCATCAAAGGGAAAAG ATTGATAAAGAGATTGAGCTGCACAGAatgcttaatcatagacatgtcgTGCAGTTTTATCACTACTTTGAAGACAGAGAGAATATTTACATTCTTCTGGAATACTGCAGTAGAAGG tcGATGGCTCACATCTTAAAAGCAAGGAAGGTATTGACAGAACCAGAAGTGCGATACTACCTCAGGCAGATTGTGTCAGGGCTAAAGTATCTTCACGAGCAGGAAATCTTGCACAGGGACCTTAAACTAG gtaacttcttcattaatgagAACATGGAACTGAAACTCGGTGACTTTGGCTTGGCAGCCAGGCTGGAACCACTGGAGCACAGGAGGAG AACAATATGTGGCACACCAAATTACCTCTCTCCAGAAGTCCTCAACAAACAAGGGCACGGCTGTGAATCTGATATTTGGGCCTTAGGCTGTGTAAT GTATACAATGCTGTTGGGAAGACCACCATTTGAGACTACAAATCTTAAAGAAACCTACAGATGTATAAGGGAAGCAAGATACAGTCTGCCTTCATCTCTCCTTGCACCTGCAAAGCACTTAATAGCTAGCATGTTGTCAAAAAATCCTGAAGACAGGCCCAGTTTAGATGATATAATTCGACATGACTTTTTCTTACAG GGCTTTACACCCGATAGACTTTCTGCTAGCTGTTGTCACACTGTTCCTGATTTCCATTTGTCAAGTCCTGctaaaaatttcttcaaaaaagcagctgctgccctcTTTGGTGGTAAAAAGGATAAAGCAAGATACTTTGACACGCACA ATAGATTAGctaaagaagatgaagaaatttaCAAGCTCAGGCATGATTTGAAGAAGACATCGATAACCCAGCAGCCCCACAAACACAGAACAGATGAG GAGAACCAGCCTCCTAACACAACAGTAGCCAAGCCAGGGATGTTATCAGAAACAAAGCAGGCTGGAGATGCTATTCGGATGATAGTCAGAGGAACTTTgggaagctgcagcagcagcagtgaat GCCTGGAAGACAGTACTATGGGAAGCGTTGCTGATACCGTTGCAAGGGTATTGCGAGGGTGTCTAGAGAACATGCCAGAAGCAGACAGCATTCCCAAGGAACAGCTGACGACATCCTTCCAGTGGGTTACGAAATGGGTAGACTATTCTAACAAGTATGGCTTCGGGTACCAGCTGTCAGATCACACCGTTGGTGTCCTCTTCAACAACGGGGCACACATGAGCCTTCTGCCAGACAAAAA GACAGTCCACTACTATGCTGAGCTAGGCCAGTGCTCTGTCTTCTCAGCCACAGATGCTCCTGAACAGTTCATTAGCCAAGTAACAGTTCTGAAATACTTCTCTCACTACATGGAAGAAAACCTCATGGAT GGAGGAGATCTGCCCAGCCTAACAGATGTTCGTAGGCCCAGGCTTTACCTCTTACAGTGGCTTAAATCTGATAGAGCATTAATGATGCTCTTCAATGATGGCACGTTTCAG GTAAACTTCTATCACGATCATACAAAAATCATCATTTGCAATCAGAGTGAGGAGTACCTCCTTACGTACATTAATGAAGACAGGATATCCACAACGTTTCGTCTGACAACTCTTCTGGTTTCTGGATGCTCGTTGGAACTAAAACATAGAATGGAATATGCTCTGAACATGCTGCTGCAGAGATGTAACTGA
- the LOC135324617 gene encoding serine/threonine-protein kinase PLK2 isoform X2: MELLRTIAYPPGGGGAKGCEAALGRAAGGESRRKKAEEPPQPHSHPAAEVSRIITDPTTGKRYCRGKVLGKGGFAKCYEMTDLTTNKVYAAKIIPHSRVAKPHQREKSMAHILKARKVLTEPEVRYYLRQIVSGLKYLHEQEILHRDLKLGNFFINENMELKLGDFGLAARLEPLEHRRRTICGTPNYLSPEVLNKQGHGCESDIWALGCVMYTMLLGRPPFETTNLKETYRCIREARYSLPSSLLAPAKHLIASMLSKNPEDRPSLDDIIRHDFFLQGFTPDRLSASCCHTVPDFHLSSPAKNFFKKAAAALFGGKKDKARYFDTHNRLAKEDEEIYKLRHDLKKTSITQQPHKHRTDEENQPPNTTVAKPGMLSETKQAGDAIRMIVRGTLGSCSSSSECLEDSTMGSVADTVARVLRGCLENMPEADSIPKEQLTTSFQWVTKWVDYSNKYGFGYQLSDHTVGVLFNNGAHMSLLPDKKTVHYYAELGQCSVFSATDAPEQFISQVTVLKYFSHYMEENLMDGGDLPSLTDVRRPRLYLLQWLKSDRALMMLFNDGTFQVNFYHDHTKIIICNQSEEYLLTYINEDRISTTFRLTTLLVSGCSLELKHRMEYALNMLLQRCN, encoded by the exons ATGGAGCTGCTGCGGACCATCGCCTacccgccgggcggcggcggcgccaagGGTTGCGAGGCGGCGCTGGGCAGAGCCGCCGGCGGCGAGTCCCGCAGGAAGAAGGCGGAGGAGCCGCCGCAGCCGCACTCGCACCCCGCCGCCGAGGTCTCTCGGATTATAACCGACCCCACGACGGGGAAGCGCTACTGCCGCGGCAAGGTGCTCGGAAAG GGTGGATTCGCCAAGTGTTATGAGATGACAGATTTGACAACAAATAAAGTTTATGCTGCAAAAATCATTCCTCACAGCAGAGTAGCAAAACCTCATCAAAGGGAAAAG tcGATGGCTCACATCTTAAAAGCAAGGAAGGTATTGACAGAACCAGAAGTGCGATACTACCTCAGGCAGATTGTGTCAGGGCTAAAGTATCTTCACGAGCAGGAAATCTTGCACAGGGACCTTAAACTAG gtaacttcttcattaatgagAACATGGAACTGAAACTCGGTGACTTTGGCTTGGCAGCCAGGCTGGAACCACTGGAGCACAGGAGGAG AACAATATGTGGCACACCAAATTACCTCTCTCCAGAAGTCCTCAACAAACAAGGGCACGGCTGTGAATCTGATATTTGGGCCTTAGGCTGTGTAAT GTATACAATGCTGTTGGGAAGACCACCATTTGAGACTACAAATCTTAAAGAAACCTACAGATGTATAAGGGAAGCAAGATACAGTCTGCCTTCATCTCTCCTTGCACCTGCAAAGCACTTAATAGCTAGCATGTTGTCAAAAAATCCTGAAGACAGGCCCAGTTTAGATGATATAATTCGACATGACTTTTTCTTACAG GGCTTTACACCCGATAGACTTTCTGCTAGCTGTTGTCACACTGTTCCTGATTTCCATTTGTCAAGTCCTGctaaaaatttcttcaaaaaagcagctgctgccctcTTTGGTGGTAAAAAGGATAAAGCAAGATACTTTGACACGCACA ATAGATTAGctaaagaagatgaagaaatttaCAAGCTCAGGCATGATTTGAAGAAGACATCGATAACCCAGCAGCCCCACAAACACAGAACAGATGAG GAGAACCAGCCTCCTAACACAACAGTAGCCAAGCCAGGGATGTTATCAGAAACAAAGCAGGCTGGAGATGCTATTCGGATGATAGTCAGAGGAACTTTgggaagctgcagcagcagcagtgaat GCCTGGAAGACAGTACTATGGGAAGCGTTGCTGATACCGTTGCAAGGGTATTGCGAGGGTGTCTAGAGAACATGCCAGAAGCAGACAGCATTCCCAAGGAACAGCTGACGACATCCTTCCAGTGGGTTACGAAATGGGTAGACTATTCTAACAAGTATGGCTTCGGGTACCAGCTGTCAGATCACACCGTTGGTGTCCTCTTCAACAACGGGGCACACATGAGCCTTCTGCCAGACAAAAA GACAGTCCACTACTATGCTGAGCTAGGCCAGTGCTCTGTCTTCTCAGCCACAGATGCTCCTGAACAGTTCATTAGCCAAGTAACAGTTCTGAAATACTTCTCTCACTACATGGAAGAAAACCTCATGGAT GGAGGAGATCTGCCCAGCCTAACAGATGTTCGTAGGCCCAGGCTTTACCTCTTACAGTGGCTTAAATCTGATAGAGCATTAATGATGCTCTTCAATGATGGCACGTTTCAG GTAAACTTCTATCACGATCATACAAAAATCATCATTTGCAATCAGAGTGAGGAGTACCTCCTTACGTACATTAATGAAGACAGGATATCCACAACGTTTCGTCTGACAACTCTTCTGGTTTCTGGATGCTCGTTGGAACTAAAACATAGAATGGAATATGCTCTGAACATGCTGCTGCAGAGATGTAACTGA